The following are encoded together in the Rhineura floridana isolate rRhiFlo1 chromosome 21, rRhiFlo1.hap2, whole genome shotgun sequence genome:
- the INPP5K gene encoding inositol polyphosphate 5-phosphatase K isoform X1, which yields MEPEEGRERLRLHLVTWNVGTASPPPEVTSLLQLNWQGQAMDIYIIGLQEVNSRIVNFLSDLAFDDPWSIFFMTVLSPLGYIKVSSIRMQGLLLLIFAKQAHLPFLRDIQSQFTRTGLYGYWGNKGGIAVRMSVYGHTICFLNCHLPAHMENAEQRLDDFERILEMQQFEGEKISNALDHDILFWFGDLNFRIEDYGLHFIRESINNSRFSLLWEKDQLNMAKKKEPFLQEFMEGPLKFKPTYKFDLYSNDYDTSGKKRKPAWTDRILWRVKPLLHPASEAGETPKEQAVCVSQHSYISHMTYGISDHKPVTGTFELEMEPLVSAPLVLLHPVGHWSAEQDATVSYSTAPEFPSSAWDWIGLYEVTFRHANDYVMYAWVQDNEISSEEDAKQVYLSAEELPAAGGEFLLGYYSSTMQSIVGISLPFEVRPSRTLAEKDLTWDGVSETEKLCDDKPPCDF from the exons ATGGAGCCAGAGGAGGGGCGGGAGCGCCTCAG GTTGCACTTGGTCACCTGGAATGTGGGTAcagcttctccccctcctgaggTCACCTCATTACTCCAGCTGAACTGGCAAGGCCAGGCAATGGACATATATATCATTGG TTTACAGGAGGTGAACTCCAGGATTGTGAATTTCCTGTCTGACTTAGCTTTTGATGATCCTTGGAGTATTTTCTTCATGACGGTTCTTTCTCCTCTGGGCTACATCAAG GTATCTTCCATCCGCATGCAGGGCCTCCTCCTCCTGATATTTGCAAAGCAGGCCCACCTCCCCTTTCTACGGGACATTCAAAGCCAGTTCACTCGAACAGGCCTCTATGGATATTGG GGAAACAAGGGGGGCATCGCTGTGCGCATGTCTGTCTATGGGCACACAATCTGTTTCCTGAATTGCCACTTGCCAGCCCACATGGAGAATGCAGAGCAACGGCTGGATGACTTTGAGCGCATCCTGGAGATGCAGCAGTTTGAAGGGGAGAAGATCTCCAATGCCCTGGACCATGA CATTCTCTTCTGGTTTGGTGATTTGAACTTCCGGATCGAAGATTATGGTCTGCATTTCATTCGAGAGTCAATAAATAACAGCCGATTCAGTCTCTTGTGGGAAAAGGACCAG CTTAACATGGCTAAGAAGAAGGAACCCTTTCTTCAGGAATTCATGGAGGGGCCCCTGAAGTTCAAACCCACTTACAAGTTTGACCTGTACTCTAATGACTATGACACCAG TGGGAAGAAGCGGAAGCCTGCATGGACAGATCGGATCCTCTGGAGGGTGAAGCCCCTCTTGCACCCAGCCTCTGAAGCAGGAGAGACGCCTAAAGAGCAGGCCGTTTGTGTGTCCCAGCACAGCTACATCAGCCACATGACTTATGGCATCAGCGACCACAAACCTGTCACAGGGACCTTTGAACTTGAG ATGGAGCCTCTGGTGTCTGCCCCACTAGTCCTGCTACATCCTGTGGGCCACTGGAGTGCTGAACAAGATGCCACCGTCAGCTACTCCACGGCTCCTGAATTTCCAAGCAGTGCCTGGGACTGGATTGGTCTCTACGAG GTGACATTCAGGCATGCAAATGACTATGTGATGTACGCTTGGGTGCAGGACAATGAAATTTCCTCtgaggaggatgcaaagcag GTTTATCTCAGTGCAGAGGAGCTGCCGGCAGCTGGAGGAGAGTTTCTTCTGGGTTATTATAGCAGCACAATGCAATCTATAGttggcatcagcctgcccttCGAG GTCCGGCCAAGCAGAACGTTGGCTGAGAAGGATCTGACGTGGGATGGAGTCAGCGAGACGGAAAAGCTTTGTGATGACAAACCTCCGTGTGACTTTTGA
- the INPP5K gene encoding inositol polyphosphate 5-phosphatase K isoform X2 yields MRPPSSSWLHLVTWNVGTASPPPEVTSLLQLNWQGQAMDIYIIGLQEVNSRIVNFLSDLAFDDPWSIFFMTVLSPLGYIKVSSIRMQGLLLLIFAKQAHLPFLRDIQSQFTRTGLYGYWGNKGGIAVRMSVYGHTICFLNCHLPAHMENAEQRLDDFERILEMQQFEGEKISNALDHDILFWFGDLNFRIEDYGLHFIRESINNSRFSLLWEKDQLNMAKKKEPFLQEFMEGPLKFKPTYKFDLYSNDYDTSGKKRKPAWTDRILWRVKPLLHPASEAGETPKEQAVCVSQHSYISHMTYGISDHKPVTGTFELEMEPLVSAPLVLLHPVGHWSAEQDATVSYSTAPEFPSSAWDWIGLYEVTFRHANDYVMYAWVQDNEISSEEDAKQVYLSAEELPAAGGEFLLGYYSSTMQSIVGISLPFEVRPSRTLAEKDLTWDGVSETEKLCDDKPPCDF; encoded by the exons ATGCGGCCCCCCAGCTCGTCATG GTTGCACTTGGTCACCTGGAATGTGGGTAcagcttctccccctcctgaggTCACCTCATTACTCCAGCTGAACTGGCAAGGCCAGGCAATGGACATATATATCATTGG TTTACAGGAGGTGAACTCCAGGATTGTGAATTTCCTGTCTGACTTAGCTTTTGATGATCCTTGGAGTATTTTCTTCATGACGGTTCTTTCTCCTCTGGGCTACATCAAG GTATCTTCCATCCGCATGCAGGGCCTCCTCCTCCTGATATTTGCAAAGCAGGCCCACCTCCCCTTTCTACGGGACATTCAAAGCCAGTTCACTCGAACAGGCCTCTATGGATATTGG GGAAACAAGGGGGGCATCGCTGTGCGCATGTCTGTCTATGGGCACACAATCTGTTTCCTGAATTGCCACTTGCCAGCCCACATGGAGAATGCAGAGCAACGGCTGGATGACTTTGAGCGCATCCTGGAGATGCAGCAGTTTGAAGGGGAGAAGATCTCCAATGCCCTGGACCATGA CATTCTCTTCTGGTTTGGTGATTTGAACTTCCGGATCGAAGATTATGGTCTGCATTTCATTCGAGAGTCAATAAATAACAGCCGATTCAGTCTCTTGTGGGAAAAGGACCAG CTTAACATGGCTAAGAAGAAGGAACCCTTTCTTCAGGAATTCATGGAGGGGCCCCTGAAGTTCAAACCCACTTACAAGTTTGACCTGTACTCTAATGACTATGACACCAG TGGGAAGAAGCGGAAGCCTGCATGGACAGATCGGATCCTCTGGAGGGTGAAGCCCCTCTTGCACCCAGCCTCTGAAGCAGGAGAGACGCCTAAAGAGCAGGCCGTTTGTGTGTCCCAGCACAGCTACATCAGCCACATGACTTATGGCATCAGCGACCACAAACCTGTCACAGGGACCTTTGAACTTGAG ATGGAGCCTCTGGTGTCTGCCCCACTAGTCCTGCTACATCCTGTGGGCCACTGGAGTGCTGAACAAGATGCCACCGTCAGCTACTCCACGGCTCCTGAATTTCCAAGCAGTGCCTGGGACTGGATTGGTCTCTACGAG GTGACATTCAGGCATGCAAATGACTATGTGATGTACGCTTGGGTGCAGGACAATGAAATTTCCTCtgaggaggatgcaaagcag GTTTATCTCAGTGCAGAGGAGCTGCCGGCAGCTGGAGGAGAGTTTCTTCTGGGTTATTATAGCAGCACAATGCAATCTATAGttggcatcagcctgcccttCGAG GTCCGGCCAAGCAGAACGTTGGCTGAGAAGGATCTGACGTGGGATGGAGTCAGCGAGACGGAAAAGCTTTGTGATGACAAACCTCCGTGTGACTTTTGA